The proteins below come from a single Corylus avellana chromosome ca3, CavTom2PMs-1.0 genomic window:
- the LOC132174265 gene encoding uncharacterized protein LOC132174265, with protein sequence MVVPEARQPPPMRVPANKQNLNRYCDYHRDHGDDTKDFISLNIEIERLIKNGKLTRFMADQRRAPHIQVGLAFRRIGGPGHGLVASIIGAGDLKKGVVSPHDDALVVTQLICNYNVYKVLVDIGSSVDNLYMSSFEKMAIDKGRMSPMRALLVGFSGERVRPIGAISLPLKVGPKPTQATVMDDFIVVNKPSAYNAIIDRPTLNALRAIASTFHLAMKFPTDSGIGVVRGSQEVARFCYNTMLKEPCINEALAVAIEAHDEHKLC encoded by the exons ATGGTGGTCCCAGAAGCTAGGCAACCTCCGCCCATGCGGGTCCCCGCCAACAAGCAAAACCTAAACAGATATTGTGATTACCATCGAGATCATGGCGACGACACAAAAGATTTCATCTCGCTAAATATAGAAATAGAAAGGCTCATCAAGAATGGCAAGCTCACCAGGTTTATGGCGGACCAGAGACGGGCGCCCCATATACAGGTGGGCCTCGCATTCAGGAGGATAGGAGGCCCCGGCCATGGGCTAGTGGCCTCGATAATAGGAGCTGGAGATTTGAAGAAG GGAGTCGTGTCCCCACATGATGACGCCCTGGTGGTAACCCAACTCATCTGCAATTACAATGTTTATAAAGTCCTTGTGGACATTGGAAGCTCCGTGGACAATCTCTACATGAGTTCTTTTGAGAAGATGGCCATAGACAAAGGAAGAATGTCACCAATGAGAGCCCTGCTAGTAGGGTTTAGTGGAGAGAGGGTTCGCCCCATCGGGGCAATATCACTCCCACTCAAGGTAGGACCTAAACCGACCCAGGCAACAGTCATGGACGACTTTATCGTTGTCAACAAGCCATCCGCATACAACGCCATCATCGACAGGCCGACGTTGAATGCGTTAAGGGCAATTGCGTCAACATTCCATTTAGCCATGAAGTTCCCTACCGATTCAGGAATAGGAGTAGTCAGAGGTAGTCAGGAAGTGGCGCGATTTTGCTACAACACCATGTTGAAAGAACCTTGCATAAATGAAGCACTTGCGGTTGCCATAGAGGCGCACGATGAGCACAAGCTATGCTAA
- the LOC132176450 gene encoding labd-13Z-ene-9,15,16-triol synthase, chloroplastic-like, producing MSNTISAMRSWWWWWVAEDQKHDGSRATLTAFVSIFAVFWFLRAIMKSTKVVPPLPPGPRGLPLVGYLPFLGTELHRKFEELAISYGPIYKLWLGQKLCVVVSSPSLVKEVVRDQDRVFANRDPPIAGLAASYGGGDIAFAPYGDDWKKLRKIFVREMLSGANLDGSQTLLREEVRKSIRNVYEKSGSPIDLGELAFLTVINSTINMLWGGTLRGEEGAAVGAQFKSVLAEQMVLFGKPNVSDFFPLLARFDLQGIERQAKRNSLWLESIIDSVIEKRMNMAKEEKEGVEERKDFLQILLEIRDHQVDAAKSISMNQLKALLLDVVVGGSDTTTTMVEWVMAELLQCPAAMRKVNEELTDIVGVDSLVEDTHLPKLHYLDAVIKEALRLHPALPFLVPRCPGQSSTIGGYWVPKGTRVFLNVWGIHRDPKIWKNPLEFQPERFLSDQSKLDYSGNNFNYFPFGSGRRICAGIPLAERSLLYVLASFLHSYEWKLPHGTELNLADKFGIVTKKANPTLAIPTPRLSKPELYTQ from the exons ATGTCGAACACTATTTCTGCCATGCGGtcgtggtggtggtggtgggttGCAGAGGACCAGAAACACGATGGTTCAAGAGCAACTCTCACTGCTTTTGTCTCTATATTTGCAGTGTTCTGGTTCCTACGGGCAATCATGAAATCGACAAAAGTTGTCCCTCCCCTGCCACCAGGCCCCCGTGGCTTGCCACTAGTCGGCTACCTCCCCTTTCTAGGTACAGAGCTCCATAGGAAATTTGAGGAACTGGCAATTTCCTATGGCCCCATCTACAAGCTTTGGCTTGGGCAAAAATTGTGCGTAGTGGTTAGCTCACCATCGCTGGTGAAAGAGGTGGTTCGTGACCAGGACAGAGTGTTTGCCAACCGCGACCCGCCCATAGCCGGCCTGGCTGCCTCATATGGGGGAGGTGATATTGCGTTTGCACCATATGGGGATGATTGGAAGAAGTTGCGCAAGATATTTGTACGGGAGATGCTAAGTGGTGCAAATCTTGATGGCTCTCAAACTCTACTCAGAGAAGAGGTTAGAAAATCTATTAGAAATGTGTATGAGAAAAGTGGCAGCCCCATCGATCTTGGGGAATTGGCATTTTTGACTGTCATCAACTCCACGATTAACATGTTGTGGGGTGGCACGCTGCGAGGGGAGGAAGGGGCAGCTGTTGGGGCTCAGTTTAAGAGTGTGTTGGCAGAGCAAATGGTGCTGTTTGGGAAACCAAATGTTTCTGACTTTTTCCCTCTGCTTGCGAGGTTTGATTTGCAAGGGATTGAGAGGCAAGCAAAGAGGAATTCCCTGTGGCTTGAAAGCATTATTGATTCTGTCATTGAAAAACGGATGAATATGGctaaggaagagaaagaaggggTAGAAGAAAGGAAGGACTTCTTGCAAATTCTCTTGGAGATAAGGGATCATCAAGTTGACGCTGCAAAATCAATAAGCATGAACCAACTCAAGGCCTTGCTTCTG GACGTAGTGGTGGGTGGATCGGACACCACAACAACCATGGTGGAATGGGTGATGGCGGAGCTGCTGCAATGTCCGGCGGCAATGAGAAAAGTGAATGAAGAATTAACAGATATTGTGGGGGTGGATAGCTTAGTAGAAGACACCCATTTGCCCAAATTACACTATCTAGATGCTGTCATCAAAGAGGCTCTCCGTTTGCACCCAGCCCTCCCTTTCCTAGTACCCCGTTGTCCAGGCCAATCTAGCACCATTGGAGGGTACTGGGTACCCAAAGGAACTAGGGTATTCCTAAATGTTTGGGGTATACATAGGGACCCAAAGATTTGGAAAAATCCCTTGGAATTTCAACCGGAAAGGTTCCTGAGTGATCAAAGCAAACTGGATTACTCGGgaaacaattttaattattttccgtTTGGATCCGGGAGAAGAATATGCGCAGGGATTCCACTAGCAGAAAGGTCTCTATTGTACGTGCTAGCTTCGTTTTTGCACTCGTATGAGTGGAAGTTGCCACATGGCACCGAGCTTAATCTTGCAGACAAATTCGGTATTGTTACTAAGAAAGCAAATCCAACGCTTGCAATTCCAACACCAAGGTTGTCTAAACCTGAGCTCTACACACAATAA